In Drosophila bipectinata strain 14024-0381.07 chromosome 2R, DbipHiC1v2, whole genome shotgun sequence, one genomic interval encodes:
- the Patronin gene encoding patronin isoform X19, whose amino-acid sequence MDAETQEIRQARQRASVKWLLSKAFNNRVPDNLKEPFYRDHENQERLKPQIIVELGNATLYCQTLSNLYSDPNYQSLNHWSILQTLARKGVPVAESSDMPITETVLIQTNPLRINAHMSVIESLMVLYAKEISSGDRVMAAIRRISGSNYQAPPGQSYEQALLAWISHACAALKKRIIKEVETGLPDDNGSRLQTPDIPPVRDFQDLCDGICLALLISYYCPKVVPWTSVRINYLPAVEDSIHNILLVGNFSQKHLPYSVFHMTPEDVTYMRGSMKLNLVVLLTDLFNLFEIHPAKCVCYPGMDGQDVIARRSLGANEHGICHRRGLTVQPVTPIPDLRSDLDTPPVGSPSNRPPFQVPHSNSFGGGLNRRSTPPNEYQTVQTNNFDTNHAEAFVVHKSRGITTLASMHSQQQQQQQQLHHQQQQQQHHQQQQQYQQQQSQLQLQQEPLVPARLRQAKEKTNVDSKADERGDYAAAGRPSNWEQSRRPSFAGRRSRRNSSSEDSQLTIENFGGSQDQLNTLGRYERERDRERKLSNTSVVEPAVAIRSSIADARGTLQLGYDTDSGSEKQDRETEKYSMRRQASVDNVPTVSSHNLSNAGSPLPTARHKQHSIDKDYNNSSMMADGGYNDARSTSGYDPESTPVRKSSTSSMPASPAAWQLDVGDDDMRSLENASKLSTIRMKLEEKRRRIEQDKRKIEMALLRHQEKEDLESCPDVMKWETMSNESKRTPDMDPVDLDKYQQSIAIMNMNLQDIQQDIHRLATQQSQMQAQHLQAQQLMQAQQIANMLNQQQTYGSQQHLADHHYQQPRPMQQSFGSSPHLPQAYNYSSRPPSRDPYQQHQQQQQPMAMPQPMQFVNEHGQYMSPPQPAHYMSPQQHQQQPQSIYSDNGAAYNHSPYGGAPPPQYRSSVVYDDYGQPTNHFYLHESSPQPPHPQQQQHPQRRTWAHSAAAAAYEQQQHQQMQQPLVDVNAWQTQQQPKQKQTWMNRPPSSAGAPSPGSFVLHQNGAGNGGGGELQHLFQVQASPQHRGANGVQRQQSLTNLRDNRSPKAPQPMGGMPMDLPMQPEDMMAPQSICFIGDEEDVDELERNIIESMQSTRISDFVHQQQQQHHQQQKLQQQQQRLQGHSGRGSSSEDYDSGEMISNKLNITSGNLTYRIPSPSRPSIQANSFQDPRAAAPAPGSAPGDDQPPEKGFYISFDDDQPKRPKPPLRAKRSPKKEAPPGSRDSVDQAIKRESLSQLHNNNNIGIGGDDSHNKTVTRHSVHGLNNSNSVKSPGNATYNKYTDEPPIQLRQLAVTGAVSPTGHERRHLEDVTNQSPHQQPPMSPTRLQHNNQAAEAARNKALVIGVDATNLDPDSVDEMERRKEKIMLLSLQRRQQQEEAKARKEIEASQKREKEREKEEERARKKEEQMARRAAILEQHRLKKAIEEAEREGKTLDRPDMHVKLQPQSSTSTTPRLRQQRTTRPRPKTIHVDDASVDISEASSISSRGKKGSSSNLTGYGQLSSNSMKRDYYRGSQDSLTVKESPDDYPSTSSTPIGRRGSYKTSRETDSGLGRATPPRRAPSPGMGMGASGPKLYKQPAAKSNRGIILNAVEYCVFPGVVNREAKQKVLEKIARSEAKHFLVLFRDAGCQFRALYSYVPETDQVTKLYGTGPSQVDEVMFDKFFKYNSGGKCFSQVHTKHLTVTIDAFTIHNSLWQGKRVQLPSKKDMALVI is encoded by the exons ATGGATGCCGAAACACAGGAAATACGACAG GCTCGTCAACGTGCTTCCGTCAAGTGGCTGCTCTCGAAGGCCTTCAACAATCGCGTGCCGGACAACCTGAAGGAGCCCTTCTATCGCGACCATGAGAATCAGGAGCGCCTCAAGCCGCAGATCATCGTGGAGCTGGGCAACGCCACGCTCTACTGCCAGACGCTCTCCAATCTGTACTCAGATCCCAACTACCAAAGCCTGAACCACTGGTCAATATTACAGACGCTAGCGCGCAAGGGAGTTCCGGTGGCCGAATCCTCGGACATGCCCATTACCGAAACGGTATTAATTCAAACGAATCCGCTGCGAATT AACGCCCACATGTCTGTGATAGAATCGCTGATGGTTTTGTATGCGAAGGAGATATCATCGGGTGACCGTGTTATGGCGGCCATACGAAG AATATCTGGCAGCAATTACCAGGCGCCTCCTGGCCAGTCCTATGAGCAAGCTCTGCTGGCGTGGATATCGCATGCGTGCGCCGCTTTGAAGAAACGAATCATCAAGGAGGTGGAGACAggcctgccagatgataat GGCTCTCGTTTGCAGACGCCGGATATACCGCCTGTAAGAGACTTCCAGGACCTGTGCGACGGCATCTGCCTGGCGCTGCTCATCTCATACTATTGCCCCAAGGTGGTGCCCTGGACGAGTGTGCGGATCAACTATCTGCCCGCCGTCGAGGACTCCATTCACAATATACTGCTGGTGGGCAATTTCTCCCAGAAGCATCTGCCATACAGCGTGTTCCACATGACGCCCGAGGACGTGACCTACATGCGCGG ATCGATGAAACTGAACCTGGTCGTACTGCTCACGGATCTGTTCAATCTCTTCGAGATACACCCGGCCAAGTGTGTCTGCTATCCGGGAATGGATGGCCAGG ATGTCATCGCCCGGCGCAGTTTGGGCGCCAACGAGCACGGGATCTGCCACCGGCGGGGCCTCACTGTACAGCCCGTCACCCCTATACCCGATCTGCGGAGCGATCTCGACACGCCGCCCGTTGGCTCGCCCTCGAATCGGCCACCGTTCCAAG TTCCGCACTCGAATTCATTCGGCGGAGGCTTAAATCGAAGATCAACCCCGCCCAACGAATACCAGACGGTCCAGACCAATAATTTCGACACTAATCATGCCGAAG CGTTCGTCGTTCACAAGTCGCGTGGCATCACCACACTTGCATCCATGCActcgcaacagcaacagcagcagcaacagctccaccaccagcagcagcagcaacagcaccaccagcaacaacagcaataccagcaacaacaatcacagcttcagcttcagcaGGAGCCCTTGGTTCCAGCTCGCTTGCGCCAGGCTAAAGAAAAGACCAATGTCGATTCAAAGGCGGATGAAAGAG GCGACTATGCCGCCGCGGGTCGACCAAGTAACTGGGAACAGAGCCGGCGGCCGAGCTTTGCAG GTCGTCGCTCGCGCAGGAACTCCTCCAGCGAAGACTCCCAGCTGACCATTGAGAACTTTGGCGGCTCCCAGGACCAGTTAAACACGCTGGGGCGATACGAACGTGAACGGGACAGGGAGCGCAAGTTGTCCAACACCAGCGTAG TTGAACCCGCTGTGGCCATACGCTCCTCGATTGCCGATGCCCGTGGAACGCTGCAGTTGGGCTATGACACGGATTCGGGTTCTGAGAAGCAGGACCGCGAAACGGAAAAGTATTCGATGCGTCGACAAGCAAG TGTCGACAATGTGCCAACGGTGTCGTCGCACAACCTCTCGAACGCTGGCAGCCCGCTGCCGACGGCCCGGCACAAGCAACATTCCATCGACAAGGactacaacaacagcagcatgATGGCGGACGGTGGATACAACGATGCTCGCTCCACCAGTGGCTACGATCCGGAAAGCACGCCCGTTCGGAAGTCATCGACGAGCAGCATGCCGGCCAGTCCAGCCGCCTGGCAGCTGGATGTCGGCGATGATGACATGCGCTCGCTGGAGAACGCCAGCAAGCTGTCCACCATTCGTATGAAACTGGAGGAGAAGCGGCGTCGCATCGAGCAGGACAAGCGCAAGATAGAGATGGCTCTGCTGAGGCACCAGGAGAAG GAGGATCTCGAGTCGTGCCCGGATGTAATGAAGTGGGAGACCATGAGCAACGAGTCTAAGCGCACGCCCGACATGGACCCCGTGGACTTGGACAAGTACCAG CAAAGCATCGCCATTATGAACATGAACCTTCAGGATATCCAGCAGGATATCCACCGCCTGGCCACGCAGCAGAGCCAAATGCAGGCCCAGCACCTGCAGGCCCAGCAGCTGATGCAGGCCCAGCAAATAGCCAACATGCTGAACCAG CAGCAGACCTACGGGTCGCAGCAGCACCTGGCCGATCACCACTACCAGCAGCCGAGGCCCATGCAGCAAAGCTTTGGCTCATCGCCGCATCTTCCGCAGGCTTACAACTACAGCTCCCGTCCGCCCAGCCGCGATCCCtaccagcagcaccagcagcagcagcagcccatGGCCATGCCCCAGCCGATGCAGTTCGTCAACGAGCACGGCCAGTACATGTCGCCGCCGCAGCCCGCTCACTACATGTCACcccagcagcatcagcagcagccgcagagCATCTACAGCGACAATGGAGCTGCCTACAACCACTCGCCCTACGGCGGAGCCCCACCGCCGCAGTACAGGAGCAGCGTGGTGTACGATGACTACGGCCAGCCCACCAATCACTTTTACTTGCACGAGTCCTCGCCGCAGCCACCCCatccccagcagcagcagcatccgcAGCGACGGACCTGGGCCCACtcagcggcagcagcggcctacgagcagcagcagcaccagcagatGCAACAGCCGCTGGTGGACGTGAATGCCTGGCAGACGCAGCAGCAGCCGAAGCAGAAGCAGACCTGGATGAACCGGCCGCCGTCGAGTGCGGGCGCCCCCAGTCCCGGAAGCTTTGTGCTCCACCAGAACGGAGCTGGAAATGGTGGTGGCGGAGAGCTGCAGCACCTGTTCCAGGTGCAGGCCTCGCCCCAGCATAGGGGAGCCAACGGAGTACAGCGCCAGCAGTCGCTGACCAATCTGCGCGACAACCGATCGCCCAAGGCGCCCCAGCCCATGGGCGGCATGCCTATGGACTTGCCGATGCAGCCGGAGGACATGATGGCGCCGCAGAGCATTTGCTTCATCGGTGACGAGGAGGATGTGGACGAGCTGGAGCGCAACATCATTGAGTCTATGCAGTCGACGCGCATCTCCGACTTtgtccaccagcagcagcagcaacaccaccagcagcagaagctccagcaacagcagcagcgatTGCAGGGACACAGCGGCAGGGGCAGCAGCTCGGAGGACTACGACAGCGGGGAGATGATCTCTAACAAGCTGAACATCACCAGTGGCAACCTCACCTACCGCATTCCCTCGCCCTCCCGACCTTCCATCCAGGCCAACAGCTTTCAGGACCCGAGAGCAGCGGCACCGGCGCCCGGATCCGCGCCCGGCGATGATCAGCCACCGGAAAAGGGCTTCTACATCTCGTTCGACGATGATCAGCCGAAGAGGCCAAAGCCACCGCTCCGGGCCAAGCGATCGCCCAAAAAGGAGGCTCCGCCGGGCAGTCGGGACAGCGTGGATCAGGCGATAAAGCGGGAATCCCTCAGTCAActgcacaacaacaacaatattgGGATCGGAGGAGACGACAGCCACAACAAGACGGTCACCAGACACAGCGTGCATGGTCTGAACAACTCCAACAGTGTCAAATCGCCCGGAAATGCCACCTACAACAAATACACCGACGAGCCGCCCATCCAGCTGCGGCAGCTCGCCGTCACTGGGGCCGTTTCGCCAACTGGCCACGAGCGCCGTCATCTGGAAGATGTAACCAACCAGTCGCCGCACCAGCAGCCGCCGATGTCGCCCACGCGGCTCCAGCACAACAATCAGGCGGCCGAGGCGGCCAGGAACAAGGCGTTGGTGATAGGAGTGGACGCCACCAATCTTGATCCA GACTCTGTGGACGAGATGGAGAGGCGCAAGGAAAAGATCATGCTTCTTTCCTTACAACGTCGCCAACAGCAGGAGGAGGCCAAGGCGCGCAAGGAGATCGAGGCATCCCAGAAGCGGGAAAAGGAGCgcgagaaggaggaggagcgtGCTCGCAAAAAGGAGGAGCAGATGGCGCGACGAGCGGCCATTCTGGAGCAGCACAGACTTAAGAAAGCCATCGAAGAGGCTGAACGAGAG GGTAAAACCCTGGATCGGCCCGATATGCATGTGAAACTGCAACCCCAGTCATCCACCTCAACGACTCCACGGCTGCGACAGCAGCGCACCACGCGTCCCAGGCCGAAGACGATCCACGTGGATGATGCCAGTGTGGACATCAGTGAGGCTTCGAGCATCTCTAGTCGGGGCAAGAAAGGCTCCAGCTCGAATCTAACCG GCTACGGTCAGCTAAGCTCAAATTCAATGAAACGAGACTACTACAGGGGCTCGCAAGACTCCCTTACCGTAAAag AGTCACCCGATGATTATCCCAGTACAAGTTCAACTCCGATTGGACGACGGGGATCGTACAAAACTTCCAGAG AAACAGATTCGGGACTGGGACGCGCCACACCGCCGAGGCGGGCACCGTCGCCTGGAATGGGAATGGGCGCTTCAG GTCCAAAACTCTACAAGCAACCAGCGGCCAAATCGAATCGTGGCATTATCCTGAATGCCGTCGAGTACTGCGTTTTCCCCGGAGTCGTGAACCGCGAGGCCAAGCAAAAAGTGCTGGAGAAGATAGCACGCTCGGAGGCGAAGCACTTCCTGGTTCTGTTCCGGGACGCAGGATGCCAGTTCCGCGCCCTCTACAGCTACGTGCCCGAAACGGACCAAGTAACGAAGCTGTACGGCACTGGGCCTAGTCAAGTCGACGAAGTAATGTTCGACAAGTTCTTCAA ATACAACTCAGGTGGCAAGTGCTTCTCCCAAGTGCATACCAAGCATCTGACCGTGACCATCGACGCCTTCACAATACACAACTCGCTGTGGCAGGGCAAGCGGGTGCAATTGCCCAGCAAAAAGGACATGGCACTTGTGATTTAA
- the Patronin gene encoding patronin isoform X39 encodes MDAETQEIRQARQRASVKWLLSKAFNNRVPDNLKEPFYRDHENQERLKPQIIVELGNATLYCQTLSNLYSDPNYQSLNHWSILQTLARKGVPVAESSDMPITETVLIQTNPLRINAHMSVIESLMVLYAKEISSGDRVMAAIRRISGSNYQAPPGQSYEQALLAWISHACAALKKRIIKEVETGLPDDNGSRLQTPDIPPVRDFQDLCDGICLALLISYYCPKVVPWTSVRINYLPAVEDSIHNILLVGNFSQKHLPYSVFHMTPEDVTYMRGSMKLNLVVLLTDLFNLFEIHPAKCVCYPGMDGQDVIARRSLGANEHGICHRRGLTVQPVTPIPDLRSDLDTPPVGSPSNRPPFQVPHSNSFGGGLNRRSTPPNEYQTVQTNNFDTNHAEAFVVHKSRGITTLASMHSQQQQQQQQLHHQQQQQQHHQQQQQYQQQQSQLQLQQEPLVPARLRQAKEKTNVDSKADERGDYAAAGRPSNWEQSRRPSFAGRRSRRNSSSEDSQLTIENFGGSQDQLNTLGRYERERDRERKLSNTSVVEPAVAIRSSIADARGTLQLGYDTDSGSEKQDRETEKYSMRRQASVDNVPTVSSHNLSNAGSPLPTARHKQHSIDKDYNNSSMMADGGYNDARSTSGYDPESTPVRKSSTSSMPASPAAWQLDVGDDDMRSLENASKLSTIRMKLEEKRRRIEQDKRKIEMALLRHQEKEDLESCPDVMKWETMSNESKRTPDMDPVDLDKYQQSIAIMNMNLQDIQQDIHRLATQQSQMQAQHLQAQQLMQAQQIANMLNQQQTYGSQQHLADHHYQQPRPMQQSFGSSPHLPQAYNYSSRPPSRDPYQQHQQQQQPMAMPQPMQFVNEHGQYMSPPQPAHYMSPQQHQQQPQSIYSDNGAAYNHSPYGGAPPPQYRSSVVYDDYGQPTNHFYLHESSPQPPHPQQQQHPQRRTWAHSAAAAAYEQQQHQQMQQPLVDVNAWQTQQQPKQKQTWMNRPPSSAGAPSPGSFVLHQNGAGNGGGGELQHLFQVQASPQHRGANGVQRQQSLTNLRDNRSPKAPQPMGGMPMDLPMQPEDMMAPQSICFIGDEEDVDELERNIIESMQSTRISDFVHQQQQQHHQQQKLQQQQQRLQGHSGRGSSSEDYDSGEMISNKLNITSGNLTYRIPSPSRPSIQANSFQDPRAAAPAPGSAPGDDQPPEKGFYISFDDDQPKRPKPPLRAKRSPKKEAPPGSRDSVDQAIKRESLSQLHNNNNIGIGGDDSHNKTVTRHSVHGLNNSNSVKSPGNATYNKYTDEPPIQLRQLAVTGAVSPTGHERRHLEDVTNQSPHQQPPMSPTRLQHNNQAAEAARNKALVIGVDATNLDPDSVDEMERRKEKIMLLSLQRRQQQEEAKARKEIEASQKREKEREKEEERARKKEEQMARRAAILEQHRLKKAIEEAEREGKTLDRPDMHVKLQPQSSTSTTPRLRQQRTTRPRPKTIHVDDASVDISEASSISSRGKKGSSSNLTGYGQLSSNSMKRDYYRGSQDSLTVKASRRRTGPHSVAYLRRKGQHA; translated from the exons ATGGATGCCGAAACACAGGAAATACGACAG GCTCGTCAACGTGCTTCCGTCAAGTGGCTGCTCTCGAAGGCCTTCAACAATCGCGTGCCGGACAACCTGAAGGAGCCCTTCTATCGCGACCATGAGAATCAGGAGCGCCTCAAGCCGCAGATCATCGTGGAGCTGGGCAACGCCACGCTCTACTGCCAGACGCTCTCCAATCTGTACTCAGATCCCAACTACCAAAGCCTGAACCACTGGTCAATATTACAGACGCTAGCGCGCAAGGGAGTTCCGGTGGCCGAATCCTCGGACATGCCCATTACCGAAACGGTATTAATTCAAACGAATCCGCTGCGAATT AACGCCCACATGTCTGTGATAGAATCGCTGATGGTTTTGTATGCGAAGGAGATATCATCGGGTGACCGTGTTATGGCGGCCATACGAAG AATATCTGGCAGCAATTACCAGGCGCCTCCTGGCCAGTCCTATGAGCAAGCTCTGCTGGCGTGGATATCGCATGCGTGCGCCGCTTTGAAGAAACGAATCATCAAGGAGGTGGAGACAggcctgccagatgataat GGCTCTCGTTTGCAGACGCCGGATATACCGCCTGTAAGAGACTTCCAGGACCTGTGCGACGGCATCTGCCTGGCGCTGCTCATCTCATACTATTGCCCCAAGGTGGTGCCCTGGACGAGTGTGCGGATCAACTATCTGCCCGCCGTCGAGGACTCCATTCACAATATACTGCTGGTGGGCAATTTCTCCCAGAAGCATCTGCCATACAGCGTGTTCCACATGACGCCCGAGGACGTGACCTACATGCGCGG ATCGATGAAACTGAACCTGGTCGTACTGCTCACGGATCTGTTCAATCTCTTCGAGATACACCCGGCCAAGTGTGTCTGCTATCCGGGAATGGATGGCCAGG ATGTCATCGCCCGGCGCAGTTTGGGCGCCAACGAGCACGGGATCTGCCACCGGCGGGGCCTCACTGTACAGCCCGTCACCCCTATACCCGATCTGCGGAGCGATCTCGACACGCCGCCCGTTGGCTCGCCCTCGAATCGGCCACCGTTCCAAG TTCCGCACTCGAATTCATTCGGCGGAGGCTTAAATCGAAGATCAACCCCGCCCAACGAATACCAGACGGTCCAGACCAATAATTTCGACACTAATCATGCCGAAG CGTTCGTCGTTCACAAGTCGCGTGGCATCACCACACTTGCATCCATGCActcgcaacagcaacagcagcagcaacagctccaccaccagcagcagcagcaacagcaccaccagcaacaacagcaataccagcaacaacaatcacagcttcagcttcagcaGGAGCCCTTGGTTCCAGCTCGCTTGCGCCAGGCTAAAGAAAAGACCAATGTCGATTCAAAGGCGGATGAAAGAG GCGACTATGCCGCCGCGGGTCGACCAAGTAACTGGGAACAGAGCCGGCGGCCGAGCTTTGCAG GTCGTCGCTCGCGCAGGAACTCCTCCAGCGAAGACTCCCAGCTGACCATTGAGAACTTTGGCGGCTCCCAGGACCAGTTAAACACGCTGGGGCGATACGAACGTGAACGGGACAGGGAGCGCAAGTTGTCCAACACCAGCGTAG TTGAACCCGCTGTGGCCATACGCTCCTCGATTGCCGATGCCCGTGGAACGCTGCAGTTGGGCTATGACACGGATTCGGGTTCTGAGAAGCAGGACCGCGAAACGGAAAAGTATTCGATGCGTCGACAAGCAAG TGTCGACAATGTGCCAACGGTGTCGTCGCACAACCTCTCGAACGCTGGCAGCCCGCTGCCGACGGCCCGGCACAAGCAACATTCCATCGACAAGGactacaacaacagcagcatgATGGCGGACGGTGGATACAACGATGCTCGCTCCACCAGTGGCTACGATCCGGAAAGCACGCCCGTTCGGAAGTCATCGACGAGCAGCATGCCGGCCAGTCCAGCCGCCTGGCAGCTGGATGTCGGCGATGATGACATGCGCTCGCTGGAGAACGCCAGCAAGCTGTCCACCATTCGTATGAAACTGGAGGAGAAGCGGCGTCGCATCGAGCAGGACAAGCGCAAGATAGAGATGGCTCTGCTGAGGCACCAGGAGAAG GAGGATCTCGAGTCGTGCCCGGATGTAATGAAGTGGGAGACCATGAGCAACGAGTCTAAGCGCACGCCCGACATGGACCCCGTGGACTTGGACAAGTACCAG CAAAGCATCGCCATTATGAACATGAACCTTCAGGATATCCAGCAGGATATCCACCGCCTGGCCACGCAGCAGAGCCAAATGCAGGCCCAGCACCTGCAGGCCCAGCAGCTGATGCAGGCCCAGCAAATAGCCAACATGCTGAACCAG CAGCAGACCTACGGGTCGCAGCAGCACCTGGCCGATCACCACTACCAGCAGCCGAGGCCCATGCAGCAAAGCTTTGGCTCATCGCCGCATCTTCCGCAGGCTTACAACTACAGCTCCCGTCCGCCCAGCCGCGATCCCtaccagcagcaccagcagcagcagcagcccatGGCCATGCCCCAGCCGATGCAGTTCGTCAACGAGCACGGCCAGTACATGTCGCCGCCGCAGCCCGCTCACTACATGTCACcccagcagcatcagcagcagccgcagagCATCTACAGCGACAATGGAGCTGCCTACAACCACTCGCCCTACGGCGGAGCCCCACCGCCGCAGTACAGGAGCAGCGTGGTGTACGATGACTACGGCCAGCCCACCAATCACTTTTACTTGCACGAGTCCTCGCCGCAGCCACCCCatccccagcagcagcagcatccgcAGCGACGGACCTGGGCCCACtcagcggcagcagcggcctacgagcagcagcagcaccagcagatGCAACAGCCGCTGGTGGACGTGAATGCCTGGCAGACGCAGCAGCAGCCGAAGCAGAAGCAGACCTGGATGAACCGGCCGCCGTCGAGTGCGGGCGCCCCCAGTCCCGGAAGCTTTGTGCTCCACCAGAACGGAGCTGGAAATGGTGGTGGCGGAGAGCTGCAGCACCTGTTCCAGGTGCAGGCCTCGCCCCAGCATAGGGGAGCCAACGGAGTACAGCGCCAGCAGTCGCTGACCAATCTGCGCGACAACCGATCGCCCAAGGCGCCCCAGCCCATGGGCGGCATGCCTATGGACTTGCCGATGCAGCCGGAGGACATGATGGCGCCGCAGAGCATTTGCTTCATCGGTGACGAGGAGGATGTGGACGAGCTGGAGCGCAACATCATTGAGTCTATGCAGTCGACGCGCATCTCCGACTTtgtccaccagcagcagcagcaacaccaccagcagcagaagctccagcaacagcagcagcgatTGCAGGGACACAGCGGCAGGGGCAGCAGCTCGGAGGACTACGACAGCGGGGAGATGATCTCTAACAAGCTGAACATCACCAGTGGCAACCTCACCTACCGCATTCCCTCGCCCTCCCGACCTTCCATCCAGGCCAACAGCTTTCAGGACCCGAGAGCAGCGGCACCGGCGCCCGGATCCGCGCCCGGCGATGATCAGCCACCGGAAAAGGGCTTCTACATCTCGTTCGACGATGATCAGCCGAAGAGGCCAAAGCCACCGCTCCGGGCCAAGCGATCGCCCAAAAAGGAGGCTCCGCCGGGCAGTCGGGACAGCGTGGATCAGGCGATAAAGCGGGAATCCCTCAGTCAActgcacaacaacaacaatattgGGATCGGAGGAGACGACAGCCACAACAAGACGGTCACCAGACACAGCGTGCATGGTCTGAACAACTCCAACAGTGTCAAATCGCCCGGAAATGCCACCTACAACAAATACACCGACGAGCCGCCCATCCAGCTGCGGCAGCTCGCCGTCACTGGGGCCGTTTCGCCAACTGGCCACGAGCGCCGTCATCTGGAAGATGTAACCAACCAGTCGCCGCACCAGCAGCCGCCGATGTCGCCCACGCGGCTCCAGCACAACAATCAGGCGGCCGAGGCGGCCAGGAACAAGGCGTTGGTGATAGGAGTGGACGCCACCAATCTTGATCCA GACTCTGTGGACGAGATGGAGAGGCGCAAGGAAAAGATCATGCTTCTTTCCTTACAACGTCGCCAACAGCAGGAGGAGGCCAAGGCGCGCAAGGAGATCGAGGCATCCCAGAAGCGGGAAAAGGAGCgcgagaaggaggaggagcgtGCTCGCAAAAAGGAGGAGCAGATGGCGCGACGAGCGGCCATTCTGGAGCAGCACAGACTTAAGAAAGCCATCGAAGAGGCTGAACGAGAG GGTAAAACCCTGGATCGGCCCGATATGCATGTGAAACTGCAACCCCAGTCATCCACCTCAACGACTCCACGGCTGCGACAGCAGCGCACCACGCGTCCCAGGCCGAAGACGATCCACGTGGATGATGCCAGTGTGGACATCAGTGAGGCTTCGAGCATCTCTAGTCGGGGCAAGAAAGGCTCCAGCTCGAATCTAACCG GCTACGGTCAGCTAAGCTCAAATTCAATGAAACGAGACTACTACAGGGGCTCGCAAGACTCCCTTACCGTAAAag CCAGCCGGCGTCGAACGGGGCCGCACTCTGTCGCGTATCTCCGTCGCAAAGGGCAGCACGCTTAA